A section of the Pseudomonas prosekii genome encodes:
- a CDS encoding outer membrane protein OmpK — MIRTQTNLLLSGGLLAASQAMAGDLLLWQSNSLSYLYGKNFAINPSIQQTVTFEHADKWKYGDNFLFVDKIFYNGAEDRNKGRHAFYGEFSPRLSFGKIFDKRLEYGPIKDVLLAMTYEYGEGDSEAYLIGPGFDLAVPGFNYFTLNFYRRQTEGPRPGDGVWQITPAWSYSIPLGNSDLLFDGYIDWVVDNDQNSRGTYHANLHVNPQLKYDLGKALGWSHKQVYVGTEYSYWKNKYGVENSANLDTNQNTASLLLKVHF; from the coding sequence ATGATTCGCACGCAAACCAATCTGCTGTTAAGCGGTGGCCTGCTCGCCGCCAGTCAAGCCATGGCCGGCGACCTGCTGCTGTGGCAGAGCAACAGCCTGAGCTATTTGTACGGCAAGAACTTCGCGATCAATCCGTCGATCCAGCAGACTGTGACGTTCGAGCACGCCGATAAATGGAAATACGGCGACAACTTTCTGTTCGTCGACAAGATCTTCTACAACGGTGCAGAAGACCGGAACAAAGGTCGCCACGCCTTCTACGGTGAGTTCAGCCCACGCCTGTCGTTTGGCAAGATCTTCGACAAACGCCTCGAATACGGCCCGATCAAAGATGTGTTGCTGGCCATGACTTACGAGTACGGCGAAGGCGACAGCGAGGCTTACCTGATCGGCCCGGGCTTCGACCTCGCCGTGCCGGGTTTCAACTATTTCACCCTGAACTTCTATCGCCGCCAGACCGAAGGCCCGCGCCCCGGCGATGGCGTGTGGCAGATCACCCCGGCGTGGTCCTACAGCATTCCTCTGGGCAATTCGGATTTGCTGTTCGACGGTTACATCGATTGGGTGGTGGACAACGATCAGAATTCGCGCGGCACCTACCACGCCAACCTGCACGTCAATCCGCAGCTAAAATACGACCTCGGCAAAGCACTCGGCTGGAGCCACAAACAGGTGTACGTCGGCACCGAGTACAGCTACTGGAAAAACAAGTACGGGGTCGAAAACAGCGCCAATCTCGACACCAACCAAAACACCGCCAGCCTGTTGCTCAAGGTGCATTTCTAA
- a CDS encoding Smr/MutS family protein has translation MQDDDFSLFKSAIQGVKPIKHDRAETGKPKADRAQIAKLRQAATVRTDATTVDGLSDQFVIDVGPEDELMWARDGVQESQIRKLKIGQIPFEGSLDLHGMNVGKARETLWAFLAEATKFEIRCVRVTHGKAVRLDGKRPMIKSHVNTWLRQHSQVLGFTSCQAKHGGAGAVYVLLKRTMMEGRDE, from the coding sequence ATGCAAGACGACGATTTTTCCCTGTTCAAAAGTGCGATCCAAGGCGTCAAGCCGATCAAGCACGATCGCGCCGAAACCGGCAAACCCAAGGCTGACCGCGCGCAGATTGCCAAGCTGCGTCAGGCTGCCACCGTGCGCACCGATGCGACCACCGTCGACGGCCTGTCCGATCAGTTTGTGATCGACGTTGGCCCGGAAGACGAGCTCATGTGGGCCCGCGACGGGGTTCAGGAAAGCCAGATCCGCAAACTGAAGATTGGCCAGATCCCCTTCGAAGGCAGCCTCGACCTGCACGGCATGAATGTCGGAAAGGCCCGCGAAACCCTGTGGGCGTTCCTTGCCGAAGCGACCAAATTCGAAATCCGCTGCGTGCGCGTCACCCACGGCAAAGCGGTGCGCCTGGACGGCAAGCGGCCGATGATCAAAAGCCACGTCAACACCTGGCTGCGCCAGCATTCCCAAGTACTCGGCTTCACCTCTTGCCAAGCTAAACACGGCGGCGCCGGAGCGGTTTATGTGCTGCTCAAACGGACCATGATGGAAGGTCGCGACGAGTAA
- the alc gene encoding allantoicase, with protein MKAYAVPFEKFVNLADARLGTKIISVTDDWFADANRLFQPTPAVWKEGVFDDNGKWMDGWESRRKRFEGYDSAVIRLGVPGSIKGVDIDTSFFTGNFPPSASLEACFLAEGEPTESTQWVEVLSAVELQGNSHHFHEINNDQAFSHLRFNIYPDGGVARLRVYGVPHRDWSAVGDNEQIDLAAALNGGRALACSDEHFGRMSNILNPGRGINMGDGWETARRRTPGNDWVIVALGHAGEVEKVIVDTLHFKGNYPDTCSIQGAFVKGGTDSQIETQSLFWRELLPAQKLEMHAEHSFAEQIKALGPITHIRLNVFPDGGVSRLRVLGKVAK; from the coding sequence ATGAAAGCTTACGCCGTACCTTTCGAGAAGTTCGTCAACCTGGCCGACGCCCGTCTGGGCACCAAAATCATCTCGGTCACCGATGACTGGTTCGCTGATGCCAACCGCCTGTTCCAGCCGACCCCGGCGGTGTGGAAAGAAGGCGTGTTCGATGACAACGGCAAGTGGATGGACGGCTGGGAATCGCGCCGCAAGCGTTTCGAAGGTTACGACAGCGCGGTGATTCGCCTGGGCGTTCCAGGCTCGATCAAAGGCGTGGACATCGACACTTCATTCTTCACCGGCAACTTCCCGCCGTCGGCCTCCCTGGAAGCGTGTTTCCTCGCTGAAGGCGAACCGACTGAAAGCACCCAGTGGGTTGAAGTACTGTCGGCCGTCGAGCTGCAAGGCAACAGCCATCACTTCCACGAAATCAATAACGATCAGGCATTCAGCCACCTGCGTTTCAACATCTACCCGGATGGCGGCGTAGCGCGTCTGCGTGTGTACGGCGTGCCGCACCGCGACTGGTCCGCTGTGGGCGACAACGAGCAGATCGATTTGGCCGCAGCCCTGAATGGTGGCCGCGCCCTCGCCTGCTCCGACGAACACTTCGGCCGCATGAGCAACATCCTCAACCCGGGTCGTGGCATCAACATGGGCGACGGCTGGGAAACTGCACGTCGTCGTACGCCGGGCAATGACTGGGTAATCGTCGCGCTGGGGCATGCCGGTGAAGTCGAGAAAGTCATCGTCGACACCCTGCACTTCAAAGGCAACTACCCGGACACGTGCTCGATCCAGGGCGCATTCGTCAAGGGCGGCACCGACAGCCAGATCGAAACCCAATCGCTGTTCTGGCGCGAATTGTTGCCGGCACAAAAACTGGAAATGCACGCCGAACACAGCTTCGCCGAGCAGATCAAGGCACTGGGCCCGATCACCCACATCCGCCTCAACGTGTTCCCGGATGGTGGTGTGAGCCGCCTGCGCGTTTTGGGCAAAGTCGCCAAGTAA
- the puuE gene encoding allantoinase PuuE codes for MSADYPRDLVGYGSNPPHPHWPGNARIALSFVLNYEEGGERNILHGDKESEAFLSEMVSAQPLQGARNMSMESLYEYGSRAGVWRILKLFKEFDIPLTIFAVAMAAQRHPDVIRAMVEAGHEICSHGYRWIDYQYMDEAQEREHMLEAIRILTELTGERPLGWYTGRTGPNTRRLVMEEGGFLYDCDTYDDDLPYWEPNNPTGKPHLVIPYTLDTNDMRFTQVQGFNKGDDFFEYLKDAFDVLYAEGAEAPKMLSIGLHCRLIGRPARLASLKRFIEYAKSHEQVWFSRRVDIARHWHETHPYQEAAK; via the coding sequence GTGAGCGCTGACTACCCACGCGACCTGGTCGGTTACGGCAGTAACCCTCCGCACCCACACTGGCCGGGCAATGCCCGCATCGCCCTGTCCTTCGTGCTGAATTACGAAGAAGGTGGCGAGCGCAACATTCTGCACGGCGACAAAGAGTCTGAAGCCTTCCTCTCGGAAATGGTCTCGGCGCAGCCGCTGCAAGGCGCGCGCAACATGAGCATGGAATCGCTTTACGAGTATGGCAGCCGTGCCGGCGTCTGGCGGATTCTGAAACTGTTCAAGGAATTCGACATTCCGCTGACCATCTTCGCCGTCGCCATGGCCGCCCAGCGCCACCCGGACGTGATCCGCGCGATGGTCGAGGCCGGCCACGAGATTTGCAGCCACGGCTATCGCTGGATCGACTATCAGTACATGGACGAAGCGCAGGAACGCGAGCACATGCTCGAAGCGATCCGCATCCTCACCGAACTCACCGGCGAACGCCCATTGGGCTGGTACACCGGCCGCACCGGCCCGAACACCCGTCGGCTGGTGATGGAAGAAGGCGGTTTCCTCTATGACTGCGACACCTACGACGACGACCTGCCCTACTGGGAACCGAACAACCCGACCGGCAAACCGCACTTGGTGATCCCGTACACGCTGGACACCAACGACATGCGCTTCACCCAGGTCCAGGGTTTCAACAAGGGCGATGACTTCTTCGAATACCTCAAAGACGCATTCGACGTGCTCTACGCCGAAGGTGCCGAAGCGCCGAAGATGCTCTCGATCGGCCTGCACTGCCGCCTGATCGGCCGTCCGGCGCGTCTGGCCTCGCTGAAACGCTTTATCGAATACGCTAAAAGTCATGAACAGGTGTGGTTCAGCCGTCGCGTCGACATCGCTCGCCACTGGCACGAAACCCACCCGTATCAAGAGGCCGCGAAATGA
- a CDS encoding ureidoglycolate lyase, with protein sequence MRTLTIEPLTKEAFAPFGDVIETDGSDHFMINNGSTMRFHKLATVETATPEDNAIISIFRADAQDMPLTVCMLERHPLGSQAFIPLLGNPFLIVVAPLGDEPVSGLVRAFVTNGRQGINYHRGVWHHPVLTIEKRDDFLVVDRSGTGNNCDEHFFKEDERLILAPHQ encoded by the coding sequence ATGCGCACATTGACGATTGAACCGCTGACCAAAGAAGCTTTCGCCCCGTTCGGTGACGTGATCGAAACCGATGGCAGCGATCACTTCATGATCAACAACGGTTCGACCATGCGCTTTCATAAACTGGCGACGGTAGAAACCGCCACGCCAGAAGACAACGCGATCATCAGCATCTTCCGCGCCGACGCGCAGGACATGCCGCTGACCGTGTGCATGCTGGAGCGTCACCCGCTGGGCAGCCAGGCTTTCATTCCGCTGCTCGGCAACCCCTTTCTGATCGTGGTCGCGCCACTTGGCGATGAACCTGTATCAGGCTTGGTCCGCGCCTTCGTCACCAACGGCAGGCAGGGCATTAATTACCATCGCGGCGTTTGGCACCATCCGGTGCTGACGATCGAAAAGCGGGATGACTTCCTGGTGGTTGATCGCAGTGGCACAGGCAATAACTGCGATGAGCATTTTTTCAAAGAGGATGAGCGTTTGATCCTTGCCCCCCACCAATAA
- a CDS encoding nucleobase:cation symporter-2 family protein → MSELSQARIPDAPAIQRLPLLQLILVGLQHVLLMYGGAIAVPLIIGQAAGLSREEIAFLINADLLVAGIATIVQSLGIGPMGIRMPVMMGASFAAVGSMVAMAGMPGIGLQGIFGATIAAGFFGMLIAPFMSKVVRFFPPLVTGTVITSIGLSLFPVAVNWAGGGASATQFGSPIYLAIAALVLATILLVHRFMRGFWVNISVLIGMCLGYAICGVIGMVDLSGMAEAPWLQIVTPLHFGMPKFELAPILSMCLVVVIIFVESTGMFLALGKITGQEVCPRMLRRGLLCDAGASFFAGFFNTFTHSSFAQNIGLVQMTGVRCRSVTIVAGGLLILLSLLPKAAFLVASIPPAVLGGAAIAMFGMVAATGIKILQEADIGDRRNQLLVAVSIGMGLIPVVRPEFFAHLPLWMSPITHSGIAMATLSALALNLLFNILGGKERAAINDCHAHQH, encoded by the coding sequence ATGTCCGAGCTCTCCCAAGCGCGCATCCCCGACGCACCCGCCATTCAGCGTTTGCCCCTTTTGCAACTGATCCTGGTCGGTCTGCAACATGTTCTGCTGATGTACGGCGGTGCCATCGCGGTGCCGCTGATCATCGGACAGGCCGCTGGCCTGAGTCGTGAAGAAATCGCCTTCCTGATCAACGCCGACCTGCTGGTCGCCGGCATCGCCACCATCGTCCAGTCGCTGGGCATCGGCCCGATGGGCATTCGCATGCCAGTGATGATGGGCGCCAGTTTTGCCGCCGTCGGCAGCATGGTCGCCATGGCCGGCATGCCGGGGATTGGCCTGCAAGGGATCTTCGGCGCAACCATCGCCGCCGGGTTCTTCGGCATGCTCATCGCGCCGTTCATGTCCAAAGTCGTGCGCTTCTTCCCGCCCCTGGTGACCGGCACGGTCATCACCTCGATCGGTTTGTCGCTGTTCCCCGTGGCCGTGAATTGGGCCGGCGGCGGTGCCAGCGCCACGCAATTCGGCTCACCGATTTACCTCGCCATCGCCGCCCTGGTGCTGGCGACCATCCTGCTGGTGCATCGCTTCATGCGCGGTTTCTGGGTGAACATTTCGGTGTTGATCGGCATGTGCCTGGGCTACGCGATTTGCGGCGTGATCGGCATGGTCGACCTCAGCGGCATGGCCGAGGCGCCATGGTTGCAGATCGTCACCCCGCTGCACTTCGGCATGCCGAAATTCGAACTCGCGCCGATCCTGTCGATGTGTCTGGTGGTGGTGATCATCTTCGTCGAGTCCACCGGCATGTTCCTCGCACTCGGCAAAATCACCGGCCAGGAAGTCTGCCCACGGATGCTCCGTCGCGGCTTGCTGTGTGATGCCGGCGCGTCGTTTTTCGCCGGGTTCTTCAACACCTTCACCCACTCCTCGTTCGCACAGAACATCGGCCTGGTGCAGATGACCGGCGTGCGCTGCCGCTCGGTGACGATCGTTGCCGGCGGCTTGCTGATCCTGTTGAGCCTGCTGCCGAAAGCGGCGTTCCTGGTCGCATCGATTCCGCCGGCGGTACTCGGCGGCGCGGCGATTGCGATGTTCGGCATGGTCGCGGCCACCGGGATCAAGATTCTCCAGGAAGCCGACATCGGTGACCGCCGCAACCAATTGCTGGTGGCGGTGAGCATCGGCATGGGCCTGATCCCGGTGGTACGTCCGGAGTTCTTCGCGCACCTGCCACTGTGGATGAGCCCGATCACCCACAGCGGTATTGCGATGGCGACTCTGAGTGCGCTGGCGCTGAACCTGCTGTTCAACATCCTCGGCGGCAAGGAACGCGCCGCGATCAACGACTGCCACGCGCACCAGCACTAA
- a CDS encoding LysE family translocator: MSLETWLLFSGAALVVILIPGPLSLLMISNSLNYGLRRSYPAFLGGVIASICLLSASALGLGALLLASEQLFSALKIVGALYLFYLAWQSWQQSRQPSVGAEVPQTAAVPRFRALFGRAFVLGASNPKDILFFAAFLPQFLSAEQPFLPQLLVMIATWTVLDLLCKLAYGLGAHGAARYLRSGKGQSWFNRVSAGLFSGAGAASLLSR, encoded by the coding sequence ATGAGTCTGGAAACCTGGCTGCTGTTCAGCGGCGCTGCGCTGGTGGTAATCCTGATCCCGGGGCCGTTGTCTTTGCTGATGATCAGCAACAGCTTGAATTACGGTTTGCGCCGATCTTATCCGGCATTCCTCGGTGGCGTGATTGCTTCGATCTGTCTGCTCAGCGCCTCGGCACTGGGCCTGGGCGCCCTGCTGCTGGCGTCGGAACAGTTGTTCAGCGCGCTGAAGATCGTCGGCGCGCTGTACCTGTTTTACCTCGCCTGGCAGAGCTGGCAGCAATCGCGCCAGCCGTCGGTGGGTGCCGAAGTGCCGCAGACCGCCGCGGTGCCGCGCTTTCGGGCGCTGTTCGGGCGCGCGTTTGTGCTGGGCGCGAGCAATCCGAAAGACATCCTGTTCTTCGCCGCGTTTCTGCCGCAATTCTTGAGCGCCGAGCAGCCGTTTCTCCCGCAATTGCTGGTGATGATCGCGACCTGGACGGTGCTCGATCTGCTGTGCAAGTTGGCGTATGGGCTGGGCGCGCACGGCGCGGCGCGGTATCTGCGCAGCGGCAAGGGGCAGAGTTGGTTTAACCGGGTCAGTGCCGGGTTGTTCAGTGGCGCGGGCGCGGCGTCGTTGTTGAGCCGCTAA
- a CDS encoding urate hydroxylase PuuD, with amino-acid sequence MEAHLFEWLNLSVRWVHMITGVAWIGASFYFVWLENNLNRVNPKSGLAGDLWAIHGGGIYHLEKYKLAPPTMPDNLHWFKWEAYFTWLSGIALLCVVFYSNPTLYLLAPGSSLTGPEGVALGIASLFVGWFVYSFLCDSALGKRPALLGFILFVLIIGAAYGFSKVFSGRGAYLHVGAIIGTIMVGNVFRIIMPAQRALVAAIAENRTPDPALPAKGLLRSRHNNYFTLPVLFIMISNHFPSTYGSQYNWLILAGIAVLAVLVRHYFNTRHDSHKFAWTLPVAAVGMICLAYVTGPAQMPSSPEVAKAPGTIEYQPLPETAIGGGAKPVDAKPAAPAAAPAQASNAGPSFDKVHSVIQERCSVCHSAKPTSPLFSAAPAGVMFDTPDQIRQNAPRIQAQAVTSQIMPLGNITQMTQQERDLIGAWIVQGAQTN; translated from the coding sequence GTGGAAGCACATCTGTTTGAATGGCTGAACCTGAGCGTGCGCTGGGTTCACATGATTACTGGCGTGGCCTGGATCGGTGCGTCGTTCTATTTCGTCTGGCTGGAAAACAACCTCAATCGGGTCAACCCGAAAAGTGGTCTGGCCGGTGATCTGTGGGCGATCCATGGCGGCGGTATCTATCACCTGGAAAAATACAAACTGGCTCCACCGACCATGCCGGACAACCTGCACTGGTTCAAATGGGAAGCCTACTTCACCTGGCTGTCGGGGATCGCGCTGCTGTGCGTGGTGTTCTACTCCAACCCGACGCTCTACCTGCTGGCACCCGGCAGCAGCCTGACCGGTCCTGAAGGTGTTGCCCTGGGCATCGCTTCATTGTTCGTCGGCTGGTTCGTCTACTCCTTCCTTTGCGACTCGGCCTTGGGCAAACGCCCTGCCCTGCTCGGTTTCATCCTGTTTGTGCTGATCATTGGCGCGGCTTACGGCTTCAGCAAAGTGTTCAGCGGTCGTGGTGCGTACCTGCACGTCGGCGCGATCATCGGCACCATCATGGTCGGCAACGTGTTCCGCATCATCATGCCGGCGCAACGTGCACTGGTAGCGGCGATTGCCGAGAACCGCACGCCCGATCCGGCACTGCCGGCCAAAGGCCTGTTGCGTTCGCGTCACAACAATTACTTCACCTTGCCAGTGCTGTTCATCATGATCAGCAACCACTTCCCGAGCACGTACGGCAGCCAATACAACTGGCTGATCCTGGCCGGGATCGCGGTGCTGGCGGTGTTGGTGCGTCACTACTTCAACACCCGTCACGACAGCCACAAGTTCGCCTGGACCTTGCCGGTCGCCGCCGTCGGCATGATCTGCCTGGCTTACGTGACTGGCCCGGCGCAAATGCCGAGTTCACCGGAAGTGGCCAAGGCGCCTGGCACCATCGAGTACCAGCCGTTGCCGGAAACCGCAATCGGTGGCGGGGCCAAACCCGTTGACGCGAAACCTGCTGCGCCTGCCGCTGCACCGGCCCAGGCATCCAACGCTGGCCCGAGTTTCGACAAGGTGCACAGCGTGATCCAGGAACGTTGCTCGGTCTGCCACTCGGCCAAACCGACCAGCCCGTTGTTCAGTGCCGCGCCGGCCGGCGTGATGTTCGATACCCCTGACCAGATCCGCCAGAACGCCCCGCGCATTCAGGCGCAAGCGGTCACCAGCCAGATCATGCCACTGGGCAACATCACCCAGATGACCCAGCAGGAACGTGACCTGATCGGCGCCTGGATTGTTCAGGGAGCCCAGACCAATTAA
- a CDS encoding NCS2 family permease yields MESRKSEAPSLDLSPPLRKGWLERIFKLSLHGTTVKTELIAGLTTFITMAYIIFVNPNIMADAGIDHGAAFVATCIAAALGCLLMGLYANWPVGLAPGMGLNAFFTYTVVGTMGYNWETALGAVFISGVLFMFLTFSRIREWLLNSIPVSLRYAMGAGVGLFLGLIGLKTAGIVVDSPATLIKLGSLREPGPLLAAICFLMIAVLSYHRVFGAILISIIAVTLAGWGLGLVHYQGLMSAPPSLAPTWMAMDVAGVFNISMISVVLAFLFVHMFDTAGTLMGVAQRAGLVNADGKIENLSRALKADSASSVFGAMVGVPPVTSYVESAAGVAAGGRTGLTAVTVGVLFIAAMFFAPLAGMIPAYATAGALIYVAMLMMGGMAHIEWDEATDSIPAIVTAIMMPLTFSVADGIALGFITYVVLKACTGKHKEISISLWVLCAIFIAKFVFL; encoded by the coding sequence GTGGAAAGCCGCAAATCCGAAGCCCCGTCGCTGGATCTCTCGCCGCCGTTACGCAAAGGCTGGCTGGAGCGCATCTTCAAACTCAGCTTGCATGGCACCACGGTGAAGACCGAGCTGATCGCCGGTCTGACAACCTTCATTACCATGGCGTACATCATCTTCGTCAACCCGAACATCATGGCTGACGCTGGCATCGACCACGGTGCGGCGTTTGTTGCCACTTGCATCGCCGCCGCGCTCGGCTGCCTGCTGATGGGCCTGTACGCGAACTGGCCGGTCGGCCTCGCGCCGGGCATGGGCCTCAACGCGTTCTTCACCTATACCGTGGTCGGCACCATGGGCTACAACTGGGAAACCGCCCTCGGCGCGGTGTTTATCTCGGGCGTGTTGTTCATGTTCCTGACCTTTTCGCGGATCCGCGAATGGTTGCTCAACAGCATTCCAGTCAGCCTGCGCTACGCCATGGGCGCCGGCGTCGGCCTGTTCCTCGGCCTGATCGGCCTGAAAACCGCCGGCATCGTCGTCGACAGCCCGGCCACCCTGATCAAACTCGGCTCCCTGCGCGAGCCCGGCCCGCTGCTCGCGGCCATCTGCTTCCTGATGATCGCCGTGCTCAGCTATCACCGAGTGTTCGGCGCCATTTTGATCAGTATCATCGCCGTGACATTGGCCGGTTGGGGCCTGGGCCTGGTTCACTATCAAGGCCTGATGTCGGCACCGCCAAGTCTGGCGCCGACCTGGATGGCCATGGACGTCGCCGGCGTGTTCAACATCAGCATGATCAGCGTGGTGTTGGCGTTCCTCTTCGTGCACATGTTCGACACCGCGGGCACCTTGATGGGCGTCGCCCAGCGCGCCGGTCTGGTCAACGCCGACGGCAAAATCGAAAACCTCTCCCGCGCACTCAAGGCTGACAGTGCGTCGAGCGTATTCGGCGCGATGGTCGGCGTGCCGCCGGTCACCAGTTATGTAGAAAGTGCCGCCGGTGTGGCAGCGGGTGGTCGGACTGGTCTTACCGCTGTGACCGTAGGTGTGCTATTTATTGCCGCAATGTTTTTCGCACCGCTGGCCGGCATGATTCCGGCTTACGCCACCGCCGGCGCACTGATTTATGTCGCGATGCTGATGATGGGCGGCATGGCGCACATCGAATGGGACGAAGCCACCGACAGCATTCCGGCCATCGTGACCGCGATCATGATGCCGCTGACCTTCTCGGTCGCCGACGGCATCGCGCTGGGCTTTATCACTTACGTGGTGTTGAAGGCTTGCACCGGTAAACACAAGGAAATTTCCATCAGTTTGTGGGTGCTCTGCGCGATCTTCATCGCCAAGTTCGTTTTTCTGTAA
- the folE gene encoding GTP cyclohydrolase I FolE yields the protein MSLEQNYTAILGQLGEDVSREGLLDTPKRAAKAMQYLCRGYEQTLEEVTNGALFSSDNSEMVLVKDIELYSLCEHHLLPFIGKAHVAYIPSGKVLGLSKVARIVDMYARRLQIQENLSRQIADAVQQVTGALGVAVVIEAKHMCMMMRGVEKQNSSMITSVMLGEFRENAATRSEFLSLIK from the coding sequence ATGTCCCTGGAACAGAATTACACCGCGATTCTCGGCCAATTGGGCGAGGACGTTTCCCGCGAGGGCCTGCTCGACACGCCAAAGCGTGCCGCCAAAGCCATGCAGTACCTCTGCCGCGGTTATGAACAGACGCTTGAAGAAGTCACCAATGGTGCCTTGTTCAGCTCCGACAACAGCGAAATGGTGCTGGTCAAGGACATCGAGCTCTACTCGTTGTGCGAACACCATTTGCTGCCGTTTATCGGCAAGGCGCACGTCGCCTATATCCCGAGCGGCAAGGTGTTGGGGCTGTCGAAAGTCGCGCGGATCGTCGATATGTACGCCCGCCGCCTGCAGATCCAGGAAAACCTCAGCCGCCAGATCGCCGACGCGGTCCAGCAAGTCACCGGCGCCCTGGGCGTTGCAGTGGTGATCGAGGCCAAGCACATGTGCATGATGATGCGCGGTGTCGAGAAACAGAATTCGTCGATGATCACTTCGGTGATGCTCGGCGAGTTCCGCGAAAACGCCGCTACCCGCAGCGAGTTTCTCAGCCTGATCAAGTAA
- the uraH gene encoding hydroxyisourate hydrolase → MGRLTTHVLDAAHGCPGSSIKVELYRVEGSQLELVASAITNSDGRVDAPLLQGDDYRSGVYQVQFHAGDYYRARGVQLPEPAFLDVVVLRFGISAEQDHYHVPLLISPYSYSTYRGS, encoded by the coding sequence ATGGGACGTTTGACTACACACGTTTTAGACGCTGCACACGGTTGCCCGGGCAGCTCGATCAAAGTCGAGTTGTACCGCGTTGAAGGTTCGCAGCTGGAATTGGTCGCCAGCGCGATAACCAACAGCGATGGCCGTGTCGATGCACCGCTGTTGCAGGGTGATGATTACCGTTCCGGGGTCTATCAGGTTCAGTTCCATGCGGGCGATTACTACCGCGCCCGTGGCGTTCAGCTGCCGGAGCCGGCGTTCCTGGATGTGGTGGTGCTGCGGTTCGGCATCTCTGCCGAGCAGGATCACTACCATGTGCCGTTGCTGATTTCGCCATACAGCTATTCGACCTACAGAGGAAGCTAG
- the uraD gene encoding 2-oxo-4-hydroxy-4-carboxy-5-ureidoimidazoline decarboxylase has protein sequence MSQFQTIQPSTLSRDAFVAAFADIYEHSPWVAEKAFDLGQDTSIDQIETLHQRMSDILLSADHQSQLALINAHPDLAGKAAVQGQLTEASTNEQAGAGIHQCTAEEFQRFTELNDAYKAKFKFPFIMAVKGSNRHQILAAFETRINNSQDAEFKCALAEINKIALFRLLTL, from the coding sequence ATGAGCCAGTTCCAAACCATCCAACCTTCGACCCTGAGCCGCGACGCGTTTGTCGCCGCTTTCGCCGACATCTACGAACATTCGCCATGGGTGGCCGAGAAGGCCTTCGACCTGGGCCAGGACACTTCGATCGACCAGATCGAAACCCTGCACCAGCGCATGAGCGACATCCTGTTGAGCGCTGATCATCAAAGCCAATTGGCCCTGATCAACGCTCACCCGGACCTGGCCGGCAAAGCCGCCGTCCAGGGCCAACTGACCGAAGCCAGTACCAATGAACAAGCTGGCGCCGGTATTCACCAATGCACGGCCGAAGAGTTCCAGCGCTTCACCGAGCTGAACGACGCCTACAAAGCCAAGTTCAAGTTTCCCTTCATCATGGCGGTAAAAGGCAGCAACCGGCATCAGATCCTCGCGGCGTTCGAAACGCGCATTAACAATTCGCAAGACGCCGAATTCAAATGCGCGCTGGCGGAGATCAACAAGATCGCCCTGTTCCGATTACTGACCCTATAG
- a CDS encoding glutathione S-transferase N-terminal domain-containing protein produces MFVKALRVGLGQLIIFIDFITRPGKKQRPAEHQAKVNAAAKDLTLYQFHACPFCVKTRRTLRRLNVPVALRDAKNNEQDRQALLDQGGKIKVPCLRIEENGQTTWMYESKVIIDYLDKRFAAV; encoded by the coding sequence GTGTTCGTAAAAGCGCTTCGTGTCGGCCTTGGCCAACTGATCATCTTCATCGACTTCATCACCCGCCCCGGCAAGAAGCAGCGCCCGGCGGAACATCAAGCCAAGGTCAACGCGGCAGCCAAGGACCTGACGCTGTATCAGTTCCACGCCTGCCCGTTCTGCGTGAAAACCCGCCGCACGCTGCGCCGCTTGAATGTGCCGGTGGCGTTGCGTGATGCGAAAAACAACGAGCAGGATCGCCAGGCGTTGCTGGATCAGGGCGGCAAAATCAAAGTCCCGTGCCTGCGCATCGAAGAAAATGGGCAGACCACCTGGATGTATGAATCCAAGGTGATTATTGATTATCTGGATAAGCGCTTTGCTGCGGTTTGA